Below is a genomic region from Candidatus Dependentiae bacterium.
CCTTCTTGCATAACACGTTCATATTCTTCTAAATTCTGAGCAAATAACCGATGAGCGTAGTGCTCTTGGCTATTATTATAGAAACGATACCCAAAATAAACACCGGTCAAGGTAAGTAGAATTACTGCACCAATGACAAGTTCTTTTGTATATCTAAAACCACCAACATTAACTACATGCTTATATGTCATGCTACATACTCCGTAAAACTATGGTTGAAACTTTATTTATCTGCAGGAAACCCTACCACACCTCTTTAAAAAAATAAAGCGCAGTAATTCATCAAAGTAATCTCTCTACCGTTTGTGCGGCTTACCTGGCCCTAGCTGATGCAAAGAGATATAGAAGGGAAATAATTTTTATCGCACCAACAAGCTCTTGAGTTCAGCATTGAACTTTTGAGTAAATGTTTTTTGAACCATGTCATGCAAACTCACCAAACCGTTTTCAACGGCCACCGCATCAGAATTTCCATGCGCAATCATCAATGGATGATTAACGCCAAGCAATAGTACACCGCCTACTTGTTGTGTAGCCTGAACCTTATTCTTAATAAGATTTTTGAACAATCCCTTGCTTAAAAATAATCCAGCTGTGGCAAGCCACGATTTTTTTCGTTCTTGATCGATCCACTTTACAATCGTTCGACTGGTGCCTTGCACAGTCTTGAGAAAAATATTACCCACAAAACCATCACAGACGAGCACATCAGCATGACCATCAAAAGCATCACGAGCTTCAACATTACCCACAAAATTAAGACCGGTATCAAATAAGCGTTTATATGCTTGTTTGACCGCTAATGAACCCTTATACGGCTCATGACCATTTGAAAGCAACCCAATGCGCGGTGATTGTATATTATACATCATCTTTACATACAAATGGCCCATAAAGGCAAACTGCTCTAAAAATTCTGGCTTACAATCGGTGTTAACGCCCAAATCAAGACAAAAGAATGATTCTTTAATACCGGGAAAAAAGCTGCCAATTGCTGGACGATCAACGCCATCAACGCGGCCTAAAATAAAGGTACCGGCAACCATTGCCGCACCAGAATTGCCTGCAGAAAACACTGCATCGGCATCACCCTGAGAAACAGCGCGAACAGAACGCACTAACGATGAATCTTGCTTATCAAGAACCGTGCGCGTTGGCTCTTGTCCCATTTCTATGACTTGAGATGTATGATGGATTAAAATAGAAAGATCTTGCCAAGAATTGAGCAATGCTTGTTCGGCAAGATCTTTTAGAATTTGTTCGATCTGAGTTTGATCGCCAAAAAGAGTTATGGGAACACCACGACGTGCAGCATTAAAGGCACCTTGTACAATTACCTTGGGGGCAAAATCGCCACCCATAGCATCAACAGCTATCATGGCATTCCTCATGAAAATTAGGATTACTCGTTATTTGAAGGCTCGGTAGAGGAAGCTTCTTCTCGTGGTTGACGAGCTTCTGCTGCTTTACGAACTTCTACACGTTTAAGCGTACGTTCTAACTTAGTTGTTACAACTTTAACGCCTTTATAAAAGCCGCATTCTTTGCAGGCTTGGTGAGGCAAGTTAGGTGCTTGACAATTAGCACAAGCGCCAAATGATTTAACTTCTACACCCTTATTTGCAAAACGCGAATCTCGACGAGCTCGACTGCGTTTTCGTTTTGGTACTGGCATGACAATCTCCAAACTGGATCAAAAATATTTAACTAATATACAATCTGAAATTCAATCTTTATATCTACGAATAGGATATCGAATTAATGTATAAGATTTTAGCAAAAATAGCAAAAAATTATAGACTTTTCCACATCCCCATAAAGTTTTGGTTCACCCGACCCTCTAACTGTAAATTAAACAATAAGGCATGCAATGTGGCACTATCCAAACCTGTGTCTACAGCCAAATCATCAGTAGAGCAAGGCACAGCGCATATACGAAGAATGAGACCTTGTGGACTATCATCAATCTCTTCTTGGATTATAAGCTGCTGAGGTGACTTTGCTTGTACCTGAGGTTTAGCTGCTTTCTCATCTGGAGCCACTACTATATGCCCAAACTCCTGCAGAACATCGTACGCCGACGTCACAAGCTTTGCCCCTTGGGCAATTAACGCATGACACCCGGCGCTCAGAGGGTCATTAATAGGTCCAGGGACAGCAAAAACATCTCGACCTTGATCTAAGGCAAAACGCGCGGTGATAAGCGCACCACTTTTTGCTGCCGCTTGAATAACAATAGAGCCACGACTCAACCCGGCAATAATGCGATTACGTTCAGGAAAGTTCCACGCAAACGCCTCTGTTTCCAGGGGAAATGCACTCACCACGGCACCACCATGCACCAAAACATCACTAAATAATTTCCTATTGGACGTTGGATAAGGCCTCAATAATCCAGACCCCAATACCACCACGGTTGAGCCTCCAGCATTGATAGTTGCCCGATGCGCCATGCTATCGGCACCCAAAGCTCCGCCACTGATAATCGCATAATGATACTTCACCAAGACTGGGATCAGATGCTCAATGACATGCTGACCATACTGATTAGCCTTACGAGACCCCACCAAAGCAACCGCTTTTTGAGCATCAGAGGGCAATATGCCCTGCCAATATAATACCGGCGGCAACATATGAATGTTTTTTAACGATGCGGGATATTCTGGGCACACAATTGTTGCCCATTGAATGTTATGCTGAGCTATGAGCGCAAGCTCACGTGCCAACAATTTAGTGTCCGCAAGACCAGCAAAAATTTTTGATGCCATTACGGAAGTCAACCCAAATGATGTCCGCAGTTGAGCTTCAGACATAGTATAAATATCAGAAAGCTCGATCGATTCTGGCTTGCTGGTTAACGTCATAGCCATTGTAGCGGCGCCAACACCATCTATGAGAGAAAGGTGTAATATAATGTGTGCATTATTCATAGGAAAATTCTCAATAAAAAAGCACGCGAGGATAAACATTGCTGCTTACCCTCGCGTGCTTTATACTTTTTTTGGTACTTTTAAAATTCTAAAATCTCATCATCTGATGACGGATCACCAATTGGTTCACTACCAAAATCCTCTTCATCATCAACCTGAGCAACATGCTCCTGGAATACGGCAAAATCATCTTCACCGTACGCAGCGCTCATCATCATAGCATCAGTTGATTGGCCATCGAGTCTGAGTGCTGGCTTAATACCGCCACTCACATCGCTGCCACCTTCTTCGTGAGCTTCTTCTTCAAAAGCAACGACTGAAGATAGTTTTTGGCCTTCATCTAATCTAATTAAACGAACACCCTTAGCTTGACGACCCATGGTACGAATTTCTGATGGAGCTAAACGAATAATCTTACCAGCCATGTCAATCAACAGGAGGTTTGAATTTTCGTACACCATCGCAAGACCAATTACACGGCCGTTACGAGAATCGGTTGGAATGGTTCTTACACCAACACCACCGCGGTGCGCAACTCTAAAGTCAACAACCGCAACACGCTTACCGTATCCGTTTTCTGTTGCAAAGAGAATGTCGCCACCATCGGAAATAACTTCCATGCCAACAACATAATCGCCTTTGCGTAAACGCATACCAATAACACCCGCTGCTTGACGACCCATAGAACGGACTTCGTCTTCTTTAAAGCGAATACCTTGGCCCTTTGCTGTCGCGATTACAATTGAATCTTGACCAGTGCTCACCGCACAGAAAATTAATTCGTCATCTTCTTTGAGTGTTGTTGCTCGAATACCGGTTGCACGAACTTTAGCAAATGCCATAGCGTCCGTACGTTTGATGATACCTTTTTTGGTAAGCATAACGATAAACTTGTTTTCCATGTCACGCATACATAACAACTTAACTACTTTTTCATTAGGTTGTAGTGGCAACAAGTTAATAACTGCACGTCCCTTAGCGGTACGTGAAGCTTCTGGCACTTCAAACACGTTCAACGTATAAATACGACCAAGATTAGTGAAGAACAAGAGTTCATCATGTGTTTTTGCAACGAATAAATCTTCTACAACATCGTCAGTGCCTTCCAAGGTGGTCATACCCATCTTACCTTTACCACCACGGTGTTGAACACCATAGGTAGCAAGTCCGACACGTTTAATGTAACCCTTCATGGTCAATGTCACGACAACTTCTTCGTCAGGAATCAAATCCGCTTCAGTCATAATATCGATAGCGCCTTCAATTTTCGTGCGGCGCGCATCAGCATAACCTTCTTTAATTTCTTGCAACTCTTTAACAATCTCTTGTTTTAAAATTGCTGCGTTTTCAATAATCGATTTGAGATACGCAATAGTCTTTTTCAACTCTTCCATCTCAGCATAAATTTTTTCTTGCTCCATGCCGGTCAGACGTTGCAAGCGCATTTCCAAAATTGCTTTGCCTTGTTCGGCTGTGAGCAAGAATCGCTTATTTAATTTAGTAATAGCTTCGTCAACGGTCTTACATGCTTTAATCATTACAATGACTTCGTCAATGCTTTGCAACGCAATAATAAAACCAGCTAGAATATGTTCGCGACCTTGAGCTTTATTAAGATCATACACGGTGCGCTTATAAATAACTTGCTGTCTGTGAAATAAGAATTCGTCAATCAACTGACGTAGTGAGAATACCAACGGACGGTTGTCAAGTAAGCCCAACATCAAAATAGAAACTGATGTTTGCAAGCTTGTGTGCTTATACAATTGATTCAACGTCACTTGCGGAATTTCGCCACGTTTAAGTTCAATAACTAAGCGAATACCTTTTTTGTCCGATTCGTCACGAATATTACTAATACCATCGATAATTTTTTCTTTTACCAATTCAGCGATTTTGATGGTCAATTCAGCTTTATTAACTTGATACGGCAGCTCGGTGATAACAAGCGAAGTACCTTTTTTGGTTTCTTCCATCTCGACTACACCACGCAAAATCACGTTACCGCGACCAGTTCTGTAGGCTTTAACGATCCCTGCACGGCCACAAATAACGCCACCGGTTGGAAAATCTGGCGCTGGAACTAATGCAAACAGTTCATCATCAGAAAGCTCTTCGTTTTCAAGCAATGCTAAACATGCATTGACAATTTCACCTAAATTGTGGGGAGGAATAGAAGTCGCCATACCAACCGCAATACCAGCCGTACCGTTAATTAAAAGATGCGGTAGCTTGCTTGGCAAAACAACGGGCTCAATAGTCGATTCATCAAAGTTAGGAACAAACTGAACGGTATCTTTTTCAAGATCGGCTAAAATTTCTTGAGAAATTTTTGTCATACGAACTTCGGTATAACGCATTGCTGCTGCATTGTCACCGTCAACCGAACCCCAGTTACCTTGACCATCTAATAATGGATAGCGCTTGGAGAACTCTTGCACCATGCCAACCATAGTGTTGTAAACTGCTTGGTCACCATGTGGATGGTACTTACCAAGCACTTCACCCACTACGCGTACAGATTTGTGATACGACTTATTGTAGGTAAAGCCAAGTTGATGCATGGTGTATAACACACGGCGATGCACCGGTTTTAATCCATCGCGGATATCGGGCAAAGCACGACTAACCACCACAGACATTGCGTAATCAAGAAAGGACCCTTTGAGCTCTTCCTCAATCAAAATGGGCTTCAACCGATTTTTAATAATTTTGTCTTGATTGTTAGGGGATTCCATACCGAAAAATTCCTTTTATAATCTATTTATTTACACGAGAAATAGTATGCCTGAACTATGATACAATGGATAGCAAAATAAGACAAGAACCGCCACAAAAAACTAACGACAACTATCACGCAGCACGCTCCAAATATTGCACGATTCGTCTTCTATTAAAAAACTGAGCGAGCTCAAGAGCATTTTTTCCATAATTATTTTTAATAAGAGGATTAGCCTTAGCAGCACAAAGTAATTGTACAATTTCAAAAGTTCCTGAATGCTGACACGCCGATGCAAGAGGTGTATACCCTTCCCCATCTTTTTTGTTAGGATCAACTTTTGTAACCAGTATTTTTTGCACTAAATCTTTATCTTTTTGTATAACCGCTTCCATGAGATCTGCACTTGAAAATTTGGGGAAATTATATTTCGTTTCCTCGTCTGAATCTCCAAACAATTCATCAAGATTATCTATCGAACGCGCGCGATCTAAATCTTCCATCTCACTGTTATATTCATTCAAATAAAACTCTTCAAAATTCGAATCATATTCCCGCCAAAATTTTTCTATTTTATCACATTGAGAAAGTTTTCTGCCACCAGACTGCATCGCGCAGCAATCAAAAATGGCAAAACCAAGCAACACTATCATTACAAAACGATTCCAACTATTCATAATGATTCCCCTAGGTCACAAAAATAAAAACTTTTACAACTCAGCACTCGTATTAGTCCAAATCAAAACCATCTCGCTCAAAGAGCTTTAATATGTTTTCGCGGGAAGAAAAATCTGCCGCTGTCTGACCCGATGAATTCATCGCACTTTTATCAGCGCCTGCATCTAAAAGCGCGGAAACAACAGACGCCATTTTGTATTTTGATACCACCATATGCACATACAAAGGCGAGTTGCCTTCATTGGTAGCCATATTAGGGTCGGCACGATGCCTCAATAAACACTGAGCAGCTTCATCTTGTTGCGATAAAATCGCCAGGAGCAACGGTGTGTGACCATCATTATTGCGCGTATCCACCCGAGCTCCAGCATTAACCAAAACATCTATCAACTCAGGATCTCCCATTTTAGCAGCAACCATAACAGGTGAAAAACCATACTTATCTTGTGCATTGGGATCAGCTTTGCACTCAAGCAAAATTTTTACCTTCGGTACATCCCCCTTAAAAACCGCGCAGACAAGAGGTGTATACTCTCCTTGCATTAATTCATCAATACCCGCTTGATTCACTTGCACTATGCTTTTAAATTCCTTGGGATCCGAATAAAAAAGAGCCCTCTCGATTTTTTGTAACGCACGAGATTTTAAATCAGAATCAGCATGAAAATCGATAGGAGCAACATCCATTGCAACGACTGAATACACACTCAATAACATTATAAAAACAAACTGCAATTTCATACTAAAATATCTCCCGCTAGCATTATAATCTCAAACTTTTCATATCAAGTAGTATCAATAATTTCGTACATTTTACAAGTGATTGGAATTCTCTTAGACTTGATATTCAATAACAGCCCTTTATAACTATTAATAGCAAGAAATTATGGATATAAAAAAAATAAATTTAAGCACCTTCACCCCCGACAAAGTTCGCAATTTTTCCATTATTGCCCACATCGACCACGGCAAATCAACCCTTGCCGATCGACTTTTGGAAGTAACAGGAACCTTATCCAATCGTAATAAAAACGAACAATTTTTAGACAAACTACAAGTGGAAAAAGAACGCGGCATTACCGTTAAAGCGCAAACTGCCACTATGTTTTATGACTATCAAGGGCAAACCTATCTCTTAAACTTGATTGATACTCCGGGCCACGTTGACTTTAGTTACGAAGTATCTCGCTCGCTCTACGCATGCCAAGGAGCACTTCTCTTAGTTGATGCATCCCAAGGTGTCGAAGCCCAAACCATGGCAAACTTCTTCCTTGCTTTTGACCAAGATCTAACCATTGTGCCTATCATTAATAAAGTTGATATGGCTGCCGCAGACCCTGACCGCGTCGCACTACAAATACAAAGCTTATTTGATTTTGACCCCAAAGAATGCATTCGTGCGTCGGGAAAATCGGGCATTGGTATTAATGATATTCTCGATGCCATTGTCACCCGCATGCCATCCCCAAAATGTAATCCAACCAAAACACTCAAAGCATTATTATTCGACTCATGGTTTGATGAATATCGCGGTGTTATTTGCTTGATAGCAATTCAAGATGGCCATATTAAAAAAGGCGATGTTATTAACCTTGCACAAGCTGATTCCACCTACGAAGTGTTGGAAATTGGCCTTATGTACCCTGAGCTCACACCCATGGACGGGCTCTATTCCGGACAAGTGGGTTATTTGATCACCGGCATGAAAACGGTAAAAGAAGCGCGCGTGGGCGACACTATATTCTTGCACAAAAAACCTGTGGAACCTTTTCCAGGATTTAAACCAGCTAAGCCCATGGTGTTTGCCGGAATCTATCCTGTAGACAGCGAAGAATTTGAACCGCTCCGCGATGCTATTGAAAAATTACTATTAACCGATGCCAGCGTTACCGTAGAAAAGAAAACCTCTATGGCGCTCGGACTTGGATTCCGTTGCGGATTTTTAGGCCTATTGCACATGGATGTGTTCAAACAACGCTTGGAACAAGAATACGGCCTATCGGTAATCGCTACTGCACCAAGCGTGCTGTATAAAGTTAAAATGAAATACACGGGCGAGATGGTTAACCTTGAAAGTCCTTCTGATTTTCCTGAACCACAAGCAATTGACGAAGTATACGAGCCAATAATTAATGCCACAATTATTGTGCCAAGCCAATATTTAGGCAACATTATTAATCTATGTGAAGAAAAACGTGGCATTCAAAAAGATATGACCTACATGGATGAACTACGCGTTATATTAAAATACAAGCTCCCACTCAACGAAGTTGCCACTGATTTTTATGACCAACTCAAATCGGTCAGTTCCGGTTATGCAAGCTTTGATTACGAAGAAGCTGGCTACGAAGCTGCCAACTTGGTCAAAATGGACATTCTCTTGAATGGCAAATCAGTTGACGCTCTATCGATCGTTATCCACGAAGATAAAGCATATTACGTTGGCCGCGACCTTGTGGACAAGTTACGTGAAGTTATCCCAAGACAACTGTTTCAAGTTATTATTCAAGCGGCAATCGGCGCAAAAATCCTTGCTCGAGAAACTGTTGCCCCACTGCGCAAAGACGTAACCGCAAAATGTTACGGTGGCGATATTAGTCGTAAACGTAAATTGCTTGAGAAGCAAAAAGAAGGTAAAAAGCGCATGAAGCAAGTGGGCAACGTTGAAGTTCCACAAGAAGCCTTCTTGACGATTTTAAAAAGATAGCGCTACTCACTGGGAGGCAAAGTATCGTATTTGCAATCTCTTTTTTAATAGAGCGTTTCGATACATGCTTCCCTTATTATTTTGTTCTAGCTTCTAATATGTTTGCATTCTTTTTTCGGCCTCCGGCCTGGGGAAGGCGGTTTTCTTGCAAAAACCCCTTCCAACCCCATGCACCAAAGGTCACCTTTGGAATCCCCAACTCGGCATAACCGCGCACCTCCGCCCTGATAACAGGGCTATATTTCCAGCCTTCGCACAAGGCTTCCTCCTTCGCTAGTCCATGCCTAGTGATCTTGATGATCACTATTGTCGGCTTGGCTAGCTACGGTGGACAAGACGGTGGACGCAGCAGGGAAGTCGGCGGGAGAATATTTTCTTTTAAATTCAAAGTTTTTAATGCGTAAGCCCTGCAACCCCATCGTGCAATCCGTATACACCAGCCAGGGATAAATTCCATATACCCCAGACAAAACCTTCTCATAATCACATTTCTGCGACAAAATGAGGCCATTTTTCAGGTTAAACCTACACATTTTTGCCAAAACCATTGCATTTTTACCCCCCCCCCCCCTGATATTATTTCAAATAGAGAATATTTCTCTATGATTACTTGCATAGTGAAGGTATTATTTTTTTATTAACCAAATACAAAAAGGAGTGATGAATATGAAGAAACAATTATTAATTTTATTCTTGACAGGTGGGATATTGTGCCCACTAAATACTGAGAGTTATGGCTTCCCACTTCCAGGAACCTATAATGACGCCTTATCAATTGTTCCTGTGTGTGTTTACAATCCTCAAGAACTATCTATTGCTATAAATGGTGGGCCGGACAAGTGGGGATACCGTGAACCAGCGTGGTTTTCGGACTCTGTAAGAAATCTTCCTGTGTGGTGGCAGCAAGCACTATATGGAGTAGCCATTATCAGAGGATTTTCATGGGCAGCTGATTATATTAAAGCTCTTAGCGGATTAACAGACATCCAATGCTATCAAGGAATTATGATAGCAGCAGGAAGCTATAATGATATATGCCCTTACATTTAATATTAGTGAAGATATATAACTTTTATAAATATTATTTTACCTAAAAAAGGAGTTTTACAATGAAATTAACAGTATATACATGGTTTGCATTATTAATAGCTGGGAATACTACCATAATACAAACTCAAGCAGCACCACAACCAACAGCTACTACTAGTAATGCAGAAAAGATCAGTCAAGAGCTAAAAGAACTGAGAAAATCTATTAGTCAAAACGAAATTAAAGTGAGCCCTGAAGATCAGGCTGAACTAAAAAAATCATCTACAGAAGGTTTAGCTCTTCTGGAAAGTTGCAATAAGCTTTCTGGCGATGCAAAAAAAACATGTGAAAATAAAGCCAAAGCTCATGCTGAAAAAATAGTAGGAATGCATAAGAAAGCATACGAAAAGGCAAAGACAAGGATGACTGCAAAGTAAAAATAGTATTAAAGTACATTAAATGATTTCAAAAATCGGGTAGGTGGGCGTGATTACTCACGCCCACCTACCACACCACCGTACGTACTCACCGTATACGGCGGTTTCTTCTAACATTTTTTTTCTCATAAAGATGAATATGTCTCTTC
It encodes:
- a CDS encoding ankyrin repeat domain-containing protein — its product is MNSWNRFVMIVLLGFAIFDCCAMQSGGRKLSQCDKIEKFWREYDSNFEEFYLNEYNSEMEDLDRARSIDNLDELFGDSDEETKYNFPKFSSADLMEAVIQKDKDLVQKILVTKVDPNKKDGEGYTPLASACQHSGTFEIVQLLCAAKANPLIKNNYGKNALELAQFFNRRRIVQYLERAA
- a CDS encoding ankyrin repeat domain-containing protein gives rise to the protein MKLQFVFIMLLSVYSVVAMDVAPIDFHADSDLKSRALQKIERALFYSDPKEFKSIVQVNQAGIDELMQGEYTPLVCAVFKGDVPKVKILLECKADPNAQDKYGFSPVMVAAKMGDPELIDVLVNAGARVDTRNNDGHTPLLLAILSQQDEAAQCLLRHRADPNMATNEGNSPLYVHMVVSKYKMASVVSALLDAGADKSAMNSSGQTAADFSSRENILKLFERDGFDLD
- the gyrA gene encoding DNA gyrase subunit A, whose protein sequence is MESPNNQDKIIKNRLKPILIEEELKGSFLDYAMSVVVSRALPDIRDGLKPVHRRVLYTMHQLGFTYNKSYHKSVRVVGEVLGKYHPHGDQAVYNTMVGMVQEFSKRYPLLDGQGNWGSVDGDNAAAMRYTEVRMTKISQEILADLEKDTVQFVPNFDESTIEPVVLPSKLPHLLINGTAGIAVGMATSIPPHNLGEIVNACLALLENEELSDDELFALVPAPDFPTGGVICGRAGIVKAYRTGRGNVILRGVVEMEETKKGTSLVITELPYQVNKAELTIKIAELVKEKIIDGISNIRDESDKKGIRLVIELKRGEIPQVTLNQLYKHTSLQTSVSILMLGLLDNRPLVFSLRQLIDEFLFHRQQVIYKRTVYDLNKAQGREHILAGFIIALQSIDEVIVMIKACKTVDEAITKLNKRFLLTAEQGKAILEMRLQRLTGMEQEKIYAEMEELKKTIAYLKSIIENAAILKQEIVKELQEIKEGYADARRTKIEGAIDIMTEADLIPDEEVVVTLTMKGYIKRVGLATYGVQHRGGKGKMGMTTLEGTDDVVEDLFVAKTHDELLFFTNLGRIYTLNVFEVPEASRTAKGRAVINLLPLQPNEKVVKLLCMRDMENKFIVMLTKKGIIKRTDAMAFAKVRATGIRATTLKEDDELIFCAVSTGQDSIVIATAKGQGIRFKEDEVRSMGRQAAGVIGMRLRKGDYVVGMEVISDGGDILFATENGYGKRVAVVDFRVAHRGGVGVRTIPTDSRNGRVIGLAMVYENSNLLLIDMAGKIIRLAPSEIRTMGRQAKGVRLIRLDEGQKLSSVVAFEEEAHEEGGSDVSGGIKPALRLDGQSTDAMMMSAAYGEDDFAVFQEHVAQVDDEEDFGSEPIGDPSSDDEILEF
- the dprA gene encoding DNA-processing protein DprA, which gives rise to MNNAHIILHLSLIDGVGAATMAMTLTSKPESIELSDIYTMSEAQLRTSFGLTSVMASKIFAGLADTKLLARELALIAQHNIQWATIVCPEYPASLKNIHMLPPVLYWQGILPSDAQKAVALVGSRKANQYGQHVIEHLIPVLVKYHYAIISGGALGADSMAHRATINAGGSTVVVLGSGLLRPYPTSNRKLFSDVLVHGGAVVSAFPLETEAFAWNFPERNRIIAGLSRGSIVIQAAAKSGALITARFALDQGRDVFAVPGPINDPLSAGCHALIAQGAKLVTSAYDVLQEFGHIVVAPDEKAAKPQVQAKSPQQLIIQEEIDDSPQGLILRICAVPCSTDDLAVDTGLDSATLHALLFNLQLEGRVNQNFMGMWKSL
- the plsX gene encoding phosphate acyltransferase PlsX, which produces MIAVDAMGGDFAPKVIVQGAFNAARRGVPITLFGDQTQIEQILKDLAEQALLNSWQDLSILIHHTSQVIEMGQEPTRTVLDKQDSSLVRSVRAVSQGDADAVFSAGNSGAAMVAGTFILGRVDGVDRPAIGSFFPGIKESFFCLDLGVNTDCKPEFLEQFAFMGHLYVKMMYNIQSPRIGLLSNGHEPYKGSLAVKQAYKRLFDTGLNFVGNVEARDAFDGHADVLVCDGFVGNIFLKTVQGTSRTIVKWIDQERKKSWLATAGLFLSKGLFKNLIKNKVQATQQVGGVLLLGVNHPLMIAHGNSDAVAVENGLVSLHDMVQKTFTQKFNAELKSLLVR
- the lepA gene encoding translation elongation factor 4, whose translation is MDIKKINLSTFTPDKVRNFSIIAHIDHGKSTLADRLLEVTGTLSNRNKNEQFLDKLQVEKERGITVKAQTATMFYDYQGQTYLLNLIDTPGHVDFSYEVSRSLYACQGALLLVDASQGVEAQTMANFFLAFDQDLTIVPIINKVDMAAADPDRVALQIQSLFDFDPKECIRASGKSGIGINDILDAIVTRMPSPKCNPTKTLKALLFDSWFDEYRGVICLIAIQDGHIKKGDVINLAQADSTYEVLEIGLMYPELTPMDGLYSGQVGYLITGMKTVKEARVGDTIFLHKKPVEPFPGFKPAKPMVFAGIYPVDSEEFEPLRDAIEKLLLTDASVTVEKKTSMALGLGFRCGFLGLLHMDVFKQRLEQEYGLSVIATAPSVLYKVKMKYTGEMVNLESPSDFPEPQAIDEVYEPIINATIIVPSQYLGNIINLCEEKRGIQKDMTYMDELRVILKYKLPLNEVATDFYDQLKSVSSGYASFDYEEAGYEAANLVKMDILLNGKSVDALSIVIHEDKAYYVGRDLVDKLREVIPRQLFQVIIQAAIGAKILARETVAPLRKDVTAKCYGGDISRKRKLLEKQKEGKKRMKQVGNVEVPQEAFLTILKR